The Deltaproteobacteria bacterium genomic interval TGAAGATCATGGCCCGCTCCATCGAGGGAATTGTAAGGGGCGAGAAGGAGGGCTTTTTTGCGCGCCTGGGTGTTGACTATGACCTCAAAAGGACGCTGCTCAACACCATTGTCTTTACCTCTGTGTCCGTCCCTTTGGAGTTCATCCTGGGGCTTTTGATCGCACTGCTGGTCAATGCCCACTTCAGGGGAAGGTCTTTTATCAGGCTTGCTGTGCTTATACCGTGGGCGCTGCCCACTGCGGTGATGGCCATGTCGTGGCAGTGGATGTTCAATAACCCCTTTGGCGTGATCAATGACCTCCTCGTCAGGATCGGTCTCCTATCAGCGCCCCTGGATTGGCTTTCAAGCCCTAATGGGGCGATGTCGGCCGCTGTCTTTGCAGATGTCTGGAAGACCACCCCTTTTGTGGTGATCATTCTGCTGGCGGGTCTTCAGTCCATCCCTCAAGAGCTTGCAGAGAGTATCTCCATCGACGGGGCAGGGGCGCTGAGGGAGTTCCTCCACCTCACCTTCCCTTTGCTGCTGCCCTTCGTCAGGGTGGCCTTGATATTCAGGGTCATTCACGCCGCAGGGATCTTTGACCTCATCTGGGTCCTTACCAAGGGGGGGCCTGCTGACAGTACGAGGACACTGGGCATCTATATCTACGATGTGGCCTTCCGGTACGATGAGGTAGGCTATGCAATCTTTCTCACCGTGCTCTTTCTGCTGGCCCTCATCGGTGTCAGCTTTCTCATTGTGCGCCTCACCAGCCTGGGGTACGAGAGGGTGCGATGAAGCGGTTGCTGTTGCTGATTGGGTTCTTAATAGCGGTCTACTGTCTTGCTCCCTTCCTGTGGACCGTGATAACCGCCCTCAAGCCTTCTGAGGAGGTCTTCTCCCTGCCGGTGCGGTATCTGCCGAGCAGCCTCTCCCTGGAGAACTTTATCGATGTCTTCTACAAGAGACCCTTTGCTCGATACGTCATCAACAGTGTGGTCGTCGCCACCGGGGGGACAATCCTCGCTCTCGCCATTGGCTCCATTGTGGCCTTCAGGCTCAGATATATGCCGACCCATAGGGCCCTTTCTCTCCAGAGGTGGATTCTAGTGGGTGCCATCGTCCCGCCTACCTTGCTGGTGATACCGGTCTTTGTCGTCATCAAGGCCCTGGGTCTCATCAATAACCCCCTGGGGCTTATCATCAGTTATTGCTTTCTGAACCTTCCCTTTGGCATCTGGATGCTCTATGCCGCCTTCAGCAGG includes:
- a CDS encoding carbohydrate ABC transporter permease, which translates into the protein MKRLLLLIGFLIAVYCLAPFLWTVITALKPSEEVFSLPVRYLPSSLSLENFIDVFYKRPFARYVINSVVVATGGTILALAIGSIVAFRLRYMPTHRALSLQRWILVGAIVPPTLLVIPVFVVIKALGLINNPLGLIISYCFLNLPFGIWMLYAAFSRIPRELDEAAMIDGLSWVGILVRIILPLAKPALAVAAALIFIFCWNEFLIALTLMPDQSRYTVPVGISMLSGASLYEIPWGQINAAVTITTVPVILIVVLLQRWIVEGLTTGAVKG